In Nostoc edaphicum CCNP1411, the sequence ATTTCCTCACTTATTAAATCCGGTTTTATTTAGATAAATATAAAGAAGATAAATAAAATGAAAATTCTCCAAATAAACAGTGAAATTTATTTGGAGAAAATTTAGTGTGATGCATAATGCATAAAGAGTTGATTTTAAACATTATTTTAACAAGTAGCTGTGGAGAGAAAGGGCAAAAATCGGGTAGAAATCGGTTAGTAAGAAAAATAATTTTGAATTAAGCTTAATATATATTGGAAAAATCTTTACTTTGATGTCAGGTCTTGGATAAGATATGGACTCTGAACCATTAATTGATTTTTTCTATGAAATGGTCACTGGAAAGGAAATGGATTGTCTCTGGCTTTGGCTTGAGCTTCTTATTAATGGGTACAGCTAGTCTTATTTCTTACCAAAATGCTACCCAGTTAATTGCAAGATAATGGGATAGGAATTCCTGACGAATTTCAAGAGCATGTAAATTAAGCAGTCATGATTCAACTTAAATCTTCTTAATTATAAGGTTTTCATCCTTACTATTTAACAAATTAATTTCGAGAGGAAGATGCCACAAATATATAGGGCGAACGCATCTAAATATTAAAGATAGATAATCAAAGTGGGATTCCCCAACACTCCACCACACAGTACTTTCAGAAAATTAGGCATGAAACTGAATAAGAATGATAATCGTTGTAGGGTGGGAGTTTGTGGCAGCCGTCGGCTGCCAAGCAATACGGGTTCGTTTAGGAAAAATTTCACTTTTCCTCTAAATAAACATACTTTTACAAACTCAAATCTTGAATCGTTTAGTATCAATAAATAATTATTCAGATGCAGATAAGCTAATTCATATTTATCAGAAATACTTCATTTATTTTATTTATCATTCCATCAATTTTTACAATTATCTATGTCATTTTGAAATTTCTCTTAGTTTTTATTAGTAAATAAGGTGCGTTTCCCCTACTCGTAGAGGTAAGGGGCTGGGAAGAAGGAATAAAGGTATACTGAGTTTTGTTCAAAAATCAAATATGATTCCTATACATTTCTATAAGATTAATAAATAACTAACGTATGTTGCCGAACAATCAAGTTACCTTCCCTACTTGAGTCCAGATTACGTTAATACAATTAGTCAGCAACCACTACCGTTAAGTTTAATTAAATCTTTGACATCTGAACAACTACAAGAAGCGTTCAAATAAGGATTTTGAAGCTAGATAAACCTATAGAGTGATGAAATAAACACTAAATATTATTAATTTGGAAAGCAAGGATTAATAATTAGCAGGAATTATGAATATAGCAACTCGCAATGAGCCAATTTATGTATTTCGCTTAACTCCAGAAATATCACTGATTTGGACTACTTTAGGTTCTTTACTGTTAATATTGGCAGCAGCAGGTGCAACTTTGTATTATAGCATAATTCACGGACAAGCAGTAATTTTTAGTGTAGAAAGTGCTGGAGGTGGAGCTTGGCAAGGAATTCTTGCTTTTGTGATTTTACTGGCCATTACTTTTGTCACCATCATTGTTCATGAATTGGTGCATGGAATAGCGTTTGCTGCCTTTGGTGGTTCGCCACGTTATGGATTTAAATTTAAGTATTTCTTACCTCTTGCTTACGCCACTTCACCAGGTGACTTGTTTCACCGGAATGCTTTTATCTTCATTGATTTAGCACCATTGATAGTCCTTGATGTTGCGTGTTTGTTACTGCTAGCAATTTTTCCGCAAGCAAGCTGGTTAATTTGGGTAATTGCATTCAATACAAGCGGTGCAATTGGAGATATCTGGATAGCAGTACAATTGCTACGTTGTCCGCAGTCAATTCGAGTCGAAGATAGAGAAGAAGGCATAGCAATTTACGCACCTCCTAGTGTGACTTACCGAGAACTTCCTTTTGCTAGAACTGATAAAACTCGTAAGCGTTCAGGTGTAAAAGCTTTGTTAAACCTCGCTTTTATGGCTTTGGCGTTGGTGCTGATTTCTAGCTTTTTACTAATACCAGTATTGAAAATATTA encodes:
- a CDS encoding DUF3267 domain-containing protein, which encodes MNIATRNEPIYVFRLTPEISLIWTTLGSLLLILAAAGATLYYSIIHGQAVIFSVESAGGGAWQGILAFVILLAITFVTIIVHELVHGIAFAAFGGSPRYGFKFKYFLPLAYATSPGDLFHRNAFIFIDLAPLIVLDVACLLLLAIFPQASWLIWVIAFNTSGAIGDIWIAVQLLRCPQSIRVEDREEGIAIYAPPSVTYRELPFARTDKTRKRSGVKALLNLAFMALALVLISSFLLIPVLKILEVPSFIIGNNSFWIFRWINNTKGFSIEFNWISFVIVIFTLLLLSFLTNMVQRRDS